In Buchnera aphidicola (Macrosiphum gaurae), the following proteins share a genomic window:
- a CDS encoding CvpA family protein, with protein sequence MKKIIKKIKLSYYNIILGGFFGVLRSILLIFLFLFIFNYFNQNGYIYYIHHSMLISILVMFKKYFLLFFSLF encoded by the coding sequence ATGAAAAAAATTATTAAAAAAATTAAATTGTCTTATTATAATATTATTTTAGGAGGGTTTTTTGGAGTATTGCGTAGTATATTATTGATATTTTTGTTTCTTTTTATTTTTAATTATTTTAATCAGAACGGTTATATATATTATATACATCATTCTATGCTAATCTCTATTCTTGTAATGTTTAAAAAGTATTTTTTATTATTTTTCAGTTTGTTTTAA
- the sirB1 gene encoding invasion regulator SirB1, with amino-acid sequence MKAISNIDFSKLSLFESIIIASQAIREDFPSNCVLSELKNRIKEAESYISSENEPDRQLEKLLELFYIHWNFGGASGVYNLSDALWIDNVLKTRKGTAVSLGILFLHIAQELKLPLNPVVFPTQLILRADWINKKKWLINPFNGEMLDQHTLEVWLKGNISPTAELYENDLYKSESITVIRKMLDTLKSALMEEKKMELALNVTNLLLKIDPNDPYEIRDRGLIYAQLECNHVALTDLIYFVEHCPEDPISEIIKIQIHSIEQKKIVLH; translated from the coding sequence ATGAAAGCCATTTCTAATATTGATTTTTCTAAATTATCACTTTTTGAATCTATTATTATTGCTTCTCAAGCTATTCGAGAAGATTTTCCTTCAAATTGTGTTCTATCTGAATTAAAAAATAGAATAAAAGAAGCCGAGTCTTATATTTCATCTGAAAATGAACCTGATCGACAATTAGAAAAATTATTGGAATTATTTTATATTCACTGGAACTTTGGTGGTGCAAGTGGTGTTTATAATCTTTCAGATGCACTATGGATTGATAATGTTCTTAAAACACGAAAAGGTACTGCAGTATCCTTAGGTATTCTTTTTTTACATATTGCTCAAGAATTAAAATTGCCTTTAAATCCTGTTGTATTTCCTACTCAACTTATTTTAAGAGCAGATTGGATTAATAAGAAAAAATGGCTTATTAATCCTTTTAACGGAGAGATGTTAGATCAACATACATTAGAAGTCTGGTTAAAAGGCAATATTAGTCCCACGGCAGAATTATATGAAAATGATTTATACAAATCTGAATCTATTACTGTTATCCGAAAAATGTTAGATACATTAAAATCCGCATTAATGGAAGAAAAAAAAATGGAATTAGCATTAAATGTTACTAATTTATTACTTAAAATTGATCCGAATGATCCATATGAAATTCGTGATAGAGGTCTAATATATGCACAATTAGAATGTAATCATGTTGCTTTAACAGATTTAATCTATTTTGTAGAACATTGTCCTGAAGATCCAATTAGTGAAATAATTAAAATTCAAATTCATTCTATTGAACAAAAAAAAATTGTATTGCATTAA
- a CDS encoding acetate kinase, with translation MDKKLNSLIFVLNCGSSSIKFAILNPNNEKKYLSGLVECLFLSETYITWQCLGVTYKKKIGSKINHEAALNFIIDQVLSEKKDILKNLIGIGHRVVHGGTKIKKSTLIDNNIIQCIQDAVCFAPLHNPANLIGIKTIIEKYPSLSRKNVAVFDTSFYQNMPETSFLYAIPYNFYKKYGIRRYGAHGTSHNYIAHKTSVILNKEFKSLNIITCHLGNGTSISAICNGICVDTSMGLTPLEGLVMGTRSGDLDPSIIFFMNKILDLSIDEIEIILNKKSGLLGLSGISSDFRYFEKNYNYKKDATRAVDIFCHRLSKYIASYIILMENRLDAVVFTGGIGENVPLIRELTLSRLSILGFKIDLELNLSMTAGRSGIITKCTSRPVFVVPTDEELAIAQETNNIINIK, from the coding sequence ATGGATAAAAAATTGAATAGTTTAATTTTTGTATTAAATTGTGGTAGTTCTTCTATAAAATTTGCAATATTAAATCCTAATAATGAAAAAAAATATTTATCTGGTTTAGTGGAGTGTTTGTTTTTGTCAGAGACATATATTACGTGGCAGTGTCTAGGTGTAACATATAAAAAAAAAATAGGTTCAAAAATTAATCATGAAGCCGCCTTAAATTTTATTATAGATCAAGTTTTATCAGAAAAAAAAGATATTTTAAAAAATTTAATAGGTATAGGACATAGAGTAGTTCATGGGGGAACTAAAATAAAAAAATCAACTTTGATTGATAATAATATTATACAATGTATTCAGGATGCAGTTTGCTTTGCTCCATTGCATAATCCAGCTAATTTAATTGGTATTAAAACAATTATAGAAAAATATCCTAGTTTATCAAGAAAAAATGTAGCGGTTTTTGACACATCTTTTTATCAAAATATGCCTGAAACTTCTTTTCTATATGCAATTCCGTACAATTTTTATAAGAAATACGGTATTAGACGTTATGGTGCTCATGGTACTAGTCATAATTATATTGCTCATAAAACTTCTGTCATATTAAATAAAGAATTCAAATCTTTAAATATTATAACATGTCATTTAGGTAATGGAACTTCTATTTCTGCTATATGCAATGGAATATGTGTAGATACTTCAATGGGATTAACTCCTCTAGAAGGATTAGTGATGGGAACTCGAAGCGGGGATTTAGATCCTTCAATTATTTTTTTCATGAACAAAATACTTGATTTGAGTATTGATGAAATTGAAATAATTTTAAATAAAAAATCAGGACTATTAGGCTTAAGTGGTATTAGCAGTGATTTTCGCTATTTTGAGAAAAATTATAATTATAAAAAAGATGCTACAAGAGCTGTAGATATTTTTTGTCATCGTTTATCAAAATATATTGCTTCTTATATAATCTTAATGGAAAATCGTTTAGATGCTGTTGTTTTTACTGGTGGAATTGGTGAAAACGTGCCTTTAATTAGAGAATTAACTCTTTCCAGATTATCTATATTAGGTTTTAAAATTGATTTAGAACTAAATTTATCTATGACAGCTGGTAGATCGGGAATAATAACTAAATGCACTTCTCGTCCAGTTTTTGTAGTTCCGACAGACGAAGAGTTAGCAATAGCTCAAGAAACTAATAATATAATTAATATAAAATAG
- the nadE gene encoding ammonia-dependent NAD(+) synthetase, protein MTLQKKIIKSLGVKSVIIPEIEIKNCVDFLKKYLLDHVYLKSLIVGISGGQDSTLTAKLCQITAETLRNERKDINYQFIALRLPYGIQSDEIDCQDAINFIKPDQVFNINIKQAVLSSENSLKKAGIIISDYIRGNEKARERMKVQYSVAAVKKGLVVGTGHAAESITGFFTKYGDNGTDINPIAKLNKRQIQLLLKKLNCPKHLYLKKPMADLEDEHPQQDDESILGVTYNMIDSYLEGKKINLENQKIIEKLYFDTLHKRNLPVTP, encoded by the coding sequence ATGACACTTCAAAAAAAAATTATTAAATCATTAGGAGTAAAATCAGTAATTATACCAGAAATAGAAATCAAAAATTGTGTTGATTTTTTAAAAAAATATTTACTTGATCATGTTTACCTAAAATCTTTAATAGTCGGTATTAGTGGAGGACAAGACTCTACATTAACTGCTAAATTGTGTCAAATAACTGCTGAAACATTAAGAAATGAAAGAAAAGACATTAATTATCAATTTATCGCATTACGTTTGCCATATGGCATTCAATCTGACGAAATAGATTGTCAAGATGCAATTAATTTTATAAAACCAGATCAAGTATTTAATATTAATATCAAACAAGCAGTTTTAAGCAGTGAAAATTCTTTAAAAAAAGCAGGTATTATTATCTCAGATTATATAAGAGGTAATGAAAAAGCCAGAGAAAGAATGAAAGTACAATATAGCGTTGCTGCAGTAAAAAAGGGTCTGGTAGTCGGAACAGGACATGCAGCAGAAAGCATAACCGGATTTTTTACAAAATATGGAGATAACGGAACAGATATAAATCCTATTGCCAAATTAAATAAACGACAAATTCAATTATTATTAAAAAAATTAAATTGTCCAAAGCATTTGTATTTAAAAAAACCAATGGCAGATTTGGAAGATGAACATCCTCAACAAGATGACGAATCTATTTTAGGTGTTACATATAATATGATTGATTCTTATTTAGAAGGAAAAAAAATAAACCTCGAAAATCAAAAAATTATTGAAAAATTATACTTTGATACGTTACATAAACGTAATTTGCCAGTTACACCATAA
- the ispE gene encoding 4-(cytidine 5'-diphospho)-2-C-methyl-D-erythritol kinase yields MIHTWLSPAKINLFLYVTGMRKDGYHDIQTLFQFLNYGDTLKIIANKTGCIQLFTEKKNLLNVKNSIIIAANLLKEKALFDGKLRNFSYGAKIILKKKIPIGSGLGGGSSNAATTLIVLNKLWNTKYTLKELALLSVKIGADVPGFIAGKTAIIEGIGDILSPVIREEKWYLVVYPHIHISTKKMFSSPLLKKDKPKKSIQALLMLPFRNDFENIAKKKFTKIKKLISMLSSHAPSRMTGTGSCVFSEFNNKKSAEKIFSLLPKNMQGFIAKSVNISPLHKTLHKKKYIY; encoded by the coding sequence ATGATTCATACATGGTTATCTCCTGCAAAAATTAATCTATTTCTTTATGTAACAGGAATGCGTAAAGATGGGTATCATGATATACAAACATTATTTCAATTTCTCAATTATGGTGATACATTGAAAATAATTGCTAATAAAACAGGTTGTATTCAATTGTTTACCGAAAAAAAAAACCTTCTAAATGTAAAAAATAGTATTATTATCGCTGCTAATTTACTAAAAGAAAAAGCACTATTTGATGGAAAATTACGTAATTTTAGTTATGGAGCAAAAATAATTCTAAAAAAGAAAATACCTATAGGAAGTGGACTAGGTGGAGGTTCGTCTAATGCTGCAACTACTTTAATTGTTTTAAACAAGTTATGGAATACAAAATATACATTAAAAGAACTAGCCTTATTAAGTGTTAAAATAGGAGCAGATGTACCTGGTTTTATTGCAGGCAAAACAGCTATTATTGAAGGAATAGGAGATATATTATCTCCTGTTATACGAGAAGAAAAATGGTATTTAGTTGTATATCCTCATATTCATATTTCAACAAAAAAGATGTTTTCTAGTCCATTATTAAAAAAGGATAAACCTAAAAAATCAATTCAAGCATTATTAATGCTACCATTTAGGAACGATTTTGAAAATATAGCGAAAAAAAAATTCACTAAAATAAAAAAATTAATTTCCATGTTATCTTCACATGCCCCTTCACGGATGACTGGAACAGGTTCTTGCGTTTTCTCTGAATTTAATAATAAGAAATCTGCAGAAAAAATTTTTTCTTTATTACCTAAAAATATGCAAGGATTTATAGCAAAAAGTGTTAATATTTCACCATTACATAAAACTCTTCATAAAAAAAAATATATATATTAA
- the folC gene encoding bifunctional tetrahydrofolate synthase/dihydrofolate synthase yields the protein MFNKNYSLSMWLKYLEKSDRKIIYDLSEIKSLAKKLDVLDSKAFIFTVAGTNGKGTTCAMLERLLLNAGYQVGLYTSPHLIKFIERIRINGFFLNEEDYISAFQNVESERNGILLTYFEFITLAALILFKRYSLDILILEVGLGGRLDATNIVDSDISIITNIGIDHTSFLGTDRASIAREKSGIFRKNKISVIGEVNIPDSMYQIAKEKKTILKKNNVDWSWEKQDCYWNFFHSDIKLYNLPITQIPLSNAAIALAALYYSGIKIDEKIIRESISNVQLLGRFQIISTRPYIIIDVAHNPDAAFYLSKKIDEIDIKGKIYAVVGILNDKDISGIINPLKSKIHYWFAAPLKTIRTATKKQLKDIFPIYNTSVLNDINEAYKKALILAKKQDAIIVFGSFWTVSEFLSLNIQV from the coding sequence ATGTTTAATAAAAATTATTCTTTATCTATGTGGCTTAAATATTTAGAAAAATCAGATAGAAAAATAATATATGATCTTTCTGAAATAAAGTCTCTTGCAAAAAAGTTAGATGTATTAGATTCAAAAGCTTTTATTTTTACTGTTGCAGGGACTAATGGAAAAGGAACAACTTGCGCGATGTTGGAAAGATTACTATTAAATGCAGGTTATCAAGTAGGATTATACACTTCTCCTCATCTTATAAAATTTATCGAAAGAATACGGATTAATGGATTTTTTCTCAATGAAGAAGATTATATCTCCGCCTTTCAGAATGTAGAATCAGAAAGAAATGGTATTTTACTAACTTATTTTGAATTTATTACACTTGCTGCATTGATTTTATTTAAAAGATATTCATTAGATATTCTTATATTAGAAGTAGGATTAGGAGGTAGATTAGATGCTACCAATATTGTAGATTCTGATATATCTATAATAACTAATATAGGTATAGATCATACTTCTTTTTTAGGAACTGATCGTGCAAGCATTGCGCGTGAAAAATCTGGTATTTTTAGAAAAAATAAAATTTCTGTAATCGGCGAGGTAAATATTCCTGATTCTATGTATCAAATAGCTAAAGAAAAAAAAACAATATTAAAAAAAAATAATGTAGATTGGTCCTGGGAAAAACAAGATTGTTATTGGAATTTTTTTCATTCAGATATTAAGTTATATAATTTGCCTATTACTCAAATACCATTATCAAATGCAGCTATTGCATTAGCTGCTCTTTATTATTCAGGTATTAAAATTGATGAAAAAATTATAAGAGAATCTATTTCTAATGTTCAATTGTTAGGTAGATTTCAGATAATTTCTACTCGTCCTTACATTATTATTGATGTAGCTCATAATCCTGATGCTGCTTTTTATTTATCTAAAAAAATAGATGAAATTGATATAAAAGGGAAAATATATGCAGTAGTAGGTATATTAAACGATAAAGATATTTCAGGTATTATCAATCCTTTAAAAAGTAAAATTCATTATTGGTTTGCTGCACCTTTAAAAACAATTCGGACTGCCACTAAAAAGCAATTAAAAGATATTTTTCCCATTTATAATACATCTGTTTTAAATGATATTAATGAAGCTTATAAAAAAGCGTTGATATTAGCAAAAAAACAAGATGCTATTATAGTGTTCGGTTCTTTTTGGACTGTTTCAGAATTTCTTTCTTTAAATATACAAGTTTAA
- the prmC gene encoding peptide chain release factor N(5)-glutamine methyltransferase translates to MNIKKWLEKSINRLSSVDNPKYESEFLLSYVSKCTRSFIIGSDDIELTQKQYKYLNYLIYRRSLGEPIAYIIKEKEFWSLSLYVSYDTLIPRPDTEILVEKVLSKIKSSSVLILDLGTGCGAISLALASTCSSWNVIGIDKSEKALTVARMNAAKLNIKNVTFFCSNWFSNVKNKFNIIVSNPPYISKKEIKFFKKDIFFEPLNALISDDNGLSDIKNIVKNAKNYLFHGGWLLIEHGWKQKLQVQDLFRQYNFVEIESYQDYGGNDRVTIGKKYDK, encoded by the coding sequence ATGAATATTAAAAAATGGTTAGAAAAATCTATTAATAGATTATCTTCTGTTGATAATCCAAAATATGAATCTGAATTTTTATTGAGTTATGTTTCAAAATGCACACGTAGTTTTATTATTGGTTCTGATGATATCGAATTGACTCAGAAACAATATAAATATTTAAATTATTTAATTTATCGCAGATCTTTAGGAGAACCTATAGCTTATATAATAAAAGAAAAAGAATTTTGGTCTTTGTCTTTATATGTTTCATATGATACTCTTATTCCAAGACCTGATACAGAAATTTTAGTAGAAAAAGTATTATCTAAAATTAAGAGTAGTTCTGTTTTAATTCTTGATTTAGGTACTGGATGCGGAGCTATTTCTTTAGCTTTAGCAAGTACATGTTCTAGTTGGAATGTTATTGGTATTGATAAATCAGAAAAAGCTCTTACAGTAGCTAGAATGAATGCAGCTAAATTAAATATTAAAAATGTTACTTTTTTTTGTAGTAATTGGTTTTCAAATGTAAAAAATAAATTTAATATTATTGTAAGTAATCCACCATATATTAGTAAAAAAGAAATAAAATTTTTTAAAAAAGATATTTTTTTTGAGCCGTTGAATGCTTTGATATCTGATGATAATGGATTATCAGATATCAAAAATATAGTAAAAAACGCAAAAAATTATTTATTTCATGGAGGTTGGTTATTAATAGAGCATGGATGGAAACAAAAATTACAGGTACAAGATTTATTTAGACAATATAATTTTGTTGAAATAGAATCTTATCAAGATTATGGAGGCAACGATCGTGTGACAATCGGTAAAAAATATGATAAATAA
- the prfA gene encoding peptide chain release factor 1, protein MNNSILNKLKSLRDRYQEIELMLTQKKIISDRDNLKSLSKEYLKLSKIIKCFVQWEQLEDEIKNVNVLLKDIEIQDIAEEELFLFNKKKKKLEKKISQLLLPEDPNDEHSCFIEIRSATGGDESSIFAGELFRMYFRYAEYHSWKVDIMNVSESEKGGFKEIIIKITGKGACGRLKFESGGHRVQRVPETESQGRIHTSTCTVAVMPVIPETEKEEINPSDLKIDTFRSSGAGGQHVNTTDSAIRITHIPTGNVVECQDERSQHKNKAKALSILSARIYAAQLEKKHQEKSSMRRVLLGTGQRSDRNRTYNFPQNRITDHRINLTIYKLDEVLQGKLDLLIDPITQEHQADMLASLSQSEL, encoded by the coding sequence ATGAATAATTCTATTTTAAACAAATTAAAATCTTTACGAGATCGTTATCAAGAAATTGAACTAATGTTAACTCAGAAAAAGATTATATCCGATCGAGATAACTTAAAAAGTTTATCTAAAGAATATTTAAAACTTTCTAAAATTATAAAATGTTTTGTTCAATGGGAACAATTAGAAGATGAGATTAAGAATGTTAATGTTTTATTAAAGGATATAGAAATTCAAGACATAGCTGAAGAAGAATTATTTCTTTTTAATAAAAAAAAGAAAAAATTAGAAAAAAAAATTAGTCAATTATTATTACCTGAAGATCCTAATGACGAACATAGTTGTTTTATTGAAATTAGATCAGCAACAGGTGGAGACGAATCTTCTATTTTTGCTGGCGAATTATTTAGAATGTATTTTCGATACGCTGAATATCATTCATGGAAAGTAGACATAATGAATGTCAGTGAAAGTGAAAAAGGAGGATTTAAGGAAATCATTATAAAAATTACAGGGAAAGGTGCATGTGGTCGTTTAAAATTTGAATCAGGTGGTCATCGTGTACAAAGAGTCCCAGAAACAGAATCACAGGGGAGAATTCATACATCTACTTGTACTGTTGCAGTTATGCCAGTTATTCCTGAAACTGAAAAAGAAGAAATTAATCCTTCGGATTTAAAAATAGATACTTTTCGTTCTTCTGGTGCAGGAGGGCAACACGTTAATACAACTGATTCTGCTATTAGAATAACTCATATTCCTACTGGTAATGTAGTAGAATGTCAAGATGAACGTTCACAACATAAAAATAAAGCGAAAGCCTTGTCTATTTTATCAGCACGTATTTATGCCGCCCAATTAGAAAAAAAACATCAAGAAAAATCTTCTATGAGAAGAGTTTTGTTGGGAACAGGTCAACGATCAGATAGAAATAGAACATATAATTTTCCTCAAAATAGAATTACAGATCATAGAATTAATTTGACTATCTATAAATTAGATGAAGTGTTACAAGGAAAATTAGATTTGCTTATTGATCCAATAACTCAAGAACATCAAGCAGATATGCTTGCTTCTTTATCTCAATCAGAGCTATGA
- a CDS encoding NADH-quinone oxidoreductase subunit N translates to MTINLQQLTALLPLLIIIFTALTVMLSISYNRNHFFIAVFSILGFISAFCSLYLLTKIVPIDITFLFYIDSYSILYIGMIMISSLCTCIFAYPWLLKYPFNKEEFYLLIIISNLGAISLIISNHMAAFFISTELISLPIFGLIAYSSYQKHSLEASFKYIILSGISSSFLLLGIAWIYSISGSLDFLSIHQVFDIVSKNEKLVVLFGTCMVLVSLFFKLSIVPFHLWTPDIYQGTPTSVLSFFSTTSKIAVFIGLLHFFLRISNFNSETLHFILLLITIFSIVIGNLMALFQKNIKRFFGYTSISQLGYLLIVLFTSKKNHLFSLEASTIYLCSYLFSNIACFGIINLISNSDKKYNIDSSIHLYQGLFWSQPLLSTIFTLSLLSLAGIPMTLGFIGKFYILSIIMQEHLWIIGFSFLIGTVLGLYCYLRMILNLYLKQKKLFQIDSKIYKNWFYTPSGVVICISGIILLILGIYPSPLISLMKLTI, encoded by the coding sequence ATGACAATAAACTTACAACAATTAACAGCATTACTTCCTTTGTTGATTATAATATTCACTGCATTAACAGTCATGTTATCTATTTCTTATAATCGAAATCATTTCTTTATTGCTGTTTTTAGTATATTAGGTTTTATATCTGCATTTTGTTCTCTATATTTATTGACTAAGATTGTTCCTATAGACATAACTTTTCTATTTTATATTGATAGTTATTCTATTTTATATATTGGAATGATTATGATTTCTAGTTTGTGTACATGTATTTTCGCATATCCATGGTTGTTAAAATATCCGTTTAATAAAGAAGAATTTTATTTGTTAATAATAATTTCAAATTTAGGCGCCATTTCATTAATTATATCAAATCATATGGCGGCATTTTTTATTAGTACTGAACTTATATCTTTACCAATTTTTGGTTTAATTGCTTATTCTAGTTATCAAAAACATTCTTTAGAAGCTTCATTCAAATACATTATTTTATCTGGTATTTCATCTAGTTTTTTACTGCTTGGAATTGCATGGATTTATTCTATTTCTGGAAGTCTTGATTTTTTATCAATACATCAAGTTTTTGATATTGTTTCTAAAAATGAAAAACTAGTAGTTTTATTTGGTACTTGTATGGTTCTTGTATCTTTATTTTTTAAATTATCAATTGTACCATTTCATTTATGGACTCCTGATATTTATCAAGGAACACCTACATCGGTATTATCTTTTTTTTCCACTACCAGTAAAATTGCTGTTTTTATTGGATTATTACACTTTTTTTTACGTATCTCTAATTTTAATAGTGAAACATTACATTTTATATTATTATTAATTACTATTTTTTCTATAGTAATTGGTAACTTAATGGCTCTTTTCCAGAAAAATATTAAAAGATTTTTTGGATATACATCAATATCTCAATTAGGATATCTTTTAATAGTATTATTTACATCTAAGAAGAATCATTTATTTTCTTTAGAAGCTAGTACAATATATTTGTGTAGTTATTTATTCAGCAATATAGCATGTTTTGGTATTATTAATTTAATTTCAAATTCAGATAAAAAATATAATATTGATTCATCAATACATTTATATCAAGGACTATTTTGGTCACAACCACTTTTATCTACTATATTTACTTTATCACTCCTTTCTTTAGCAGGTATTCCAATGACTTTAGGGTTTATTGGAAAATTTTATATTTTATCAATTATTATGCAAGAACATTTATGGATAATAGGTTTTTCTTTTCTGATTGGAACTGTTTTAGGTTTATATTGTTATTTAAGAATGATTCTGAATTTGTATTTAAAGCAAAAGAAATTATTTCAAATAGATTCGAAAATATATAAAAATTGGTTTTATACTCCTTCCGGAGTAGTAATATGTATTTCAGGAATAATATTATTAATATTAGGGATATATCCAAGTCCATTAATTAGCTTGATGAAATTAACTATATAA
- a CDS encoding ribose-phosphate pyrophosphokinase, whose product MPEMKLFSGNSIPKLAKFIANRLYINLGKASVGRFSDGEISVQINENVRGGDVFIIQSTCSPTNDNIMELVVMVDALRRASAGRITAVIPYFGYARQDRRVRSARVPITAKVVADFLSSIGVDRVLTVDLHAEQIQGFFDVPVDNVFGSLILLEDMLQRELKNPIVVSPDIGGVVRARAIAKLLYDTDMAIIDKRRPRANVSQIMHIIGDVANRDCILVDDMIDTGGTLCKAAEALKERGAKRVFAYATHPVFSGDASINLKNSVIDEVVVCDTIPLSKKIELLPNVRTLTLAGMLAEAIRRISNEESISAMFEH is encoded by the coding sequence ATGCCTGAAATGAAACTTTTTTCTGGAAATTCTATTCCCAAACTAGCAAAATTTATCGCAAATCGATTATATATTAATTTAGGAAAAGCATCTGTAGGCCGATTTAGTGATGGTGAAATAAGTGTTCAAATAAATGAGAATGTAAGAGGTGGGGATGTTTTTATCATTCAGTCTACTTGTTCGCCTACCAATGATAACATCATGGAATTAGTTGTAATGGTAGATGCTTTAAGAAGAGCTTCTGCTGGTAGGATTACTGCAGTAATACCATATTTTGGATATGCTCGTCAAGACCGTAGAGTTAGATCAGCACGAGTTCCTATAACAGCAAAAGTAGTAGCTGACTTTCTATCCAGTATTGGAGTAGATCGTGTATTAACAGTAGATCTTCATGCAGAACAAATACAAGGTTTTTTTGATGTTCCTGTCGATAATGTTTTTGGTAGTTTAATTCTTTTAGAAGATATGCTCCAAAGAGAACTAAAAAATCCAATTGTTGTATCTCCTGATATTGGCGGGGTAGTGAGAGCTAGAGCAATTGCTAAACTTCTGTATGATACTGACATGGCAATTATCGATAAAAGAAGACCTCGTGCTAATGTATCTCAAATTATGCATATTATTGGGGATGTAGCTAATCGTGATTGTATTTTAGTAGATGATATGATAGATACAGGGGGTACTCTTTGTAAAGCCGCAGAAGCACTTAAAGAAAGAGGAGCAAAAAGAGTTTTTGCGTATGCAACACATCCGGTTTTTTCTGGTGACGCATCAATAAACTTAAAAAATTCTGTTATTGATGAAGTTGTTGTATGTGATACTATTCCATTATCAAAAAAAATTGAATTACTACCAAATGTACGAACACTAACCTTAGCAGGCATGTTAGCAGAAGCAATAAGACGTATTAGTAATGAAGAATCTATTTCTGCTATGTTTGAACATTAA